The window CTATGGCGGACATTATTTCTGGGACTCTGAAATTTATATAATGCCGTTTTTCATATATACCCAGCCAGAAATTGCAAAAATGCTTCTTTTATATAGATACAGCATTTTAGATACAGCAAGAAAGCGGGCAAGAGAGCTTCACCACAGAGGAGCACTATATCCCTGGCGAACCATTGCAGGAAAAGAGTGTTCAGCATACTTCCCCGCTGGGACTGCCCAATACCACATAAACGCTGATATTGTGTATGCCATAAAAAAGTATTTTGAAGCAACAGATGATTTGGAATTTATAAAAAACTATGGTGCAGAGATTGTATTTGAAGTTGCAAGATTCTATTCAGAACTTGGCCATTTCAGTGAAGCAAAGGGCGGAAAGTTCTGCATATTCTGTGTCACCGGCCCTGATGAGTATACTGCACTTGTTGACAACAACGCTTATACAAACTATATGGTAAAGATGACCCTTGAGTTTGCTACAGAGCTTTATAATATATTAAAAGAAAAAGATAGTAATGCTCTTGAGAAACTTTGTAGAAAAATTGAGCTCTTAAAAGATGAGGTTTTACTGTGGAAAAACATTGCTGATAACATGTATTTGCCGTACAATTCAGAGCTGAAAATTATTCCTCAGGACGATTCATTCATCTATAAAAAGAGGCTTGATTTGTCAAAAATCCCAGAGAATCAGTTTCCTCTTCTTTTAAACTGGCATTATTTAGACATTTATAGATATCAAGTTTGCAAACAACCAGATGTCCTTTTGCTCATTTATCTTTTGAGAGAAAACTTTACATTTGAGGATTTAAAAAATAACTATGAATATTATGAACCAATTACAACACATGACTCATCACTCTCACCTGCAATCTTTAGCATCCTTGCAGCAGAACTTGGATATTTAGACAAAGCATACGAATACTTTGTATATACAGCAAGAATGGACCTTGACGATTTAAATGACAACACAAAAGATGGAATTCACGCCGCTTGTATGGGCGGAGCTTGGCAAGCTTTGGTATTTGGTTTTGGTGGAATGAGAACAAACAAAGACAGGCTTTCTTTTTCACCAAAGCTTCCTCAAAGGCTTGAATGTTTATCGTTTAAAGTAAGATACAAGGGAAAAGTTTTGAAAGTGGAAATCACAAAAGACAAAGCTTCCTATACACTTTTGGAAGGTGAAAGTGTTCAGCTTTCACATTATGGTAGCAGTTTTGAATTGAAAAGAGGACAGACTAAAGAATTTATCCTTGCCAATTAAAATTTTAAAGGCTGTGAGAAGATTTGTGTTTTCTCCTCACAGCCGTTTTTTTGTAAAGCTTAAAAAGATATTTAGCGCAGCCTTGCTGTTGATTCTCTTTTTATAAGCTCTGGCTCTAAGATAATGTGGTTTATGGGCTGCTTTGAAATCAGGTTTAAAAGCAGGTAAAAAGCTGATTTGCCCATTTCACTCTTGTTCTGTCTTATTGTTGTAAGAGTAGGGGTGATGTAACGTGCCAAGGATATATCGTCAAATCCAACAACCGAAACTTTTTTAGGCACATCCACACCAAGTTCCTTTAATCTTTTTATAAGACCGATTGCCATCATGTCTGATGCAGCAAAAACTGCTGTGACACCTTTTTTAATAAAATAGTCTGCTGCTTCAAACCCGCTTGCCTCTGTAAAATCACCTTCATAAATAAGTTCACTGTCAACCTGAAGTCCGTTTTTGCTCAGTGCCAATATATAACCGTTTAATCTTTCTTGGCTGACATATGCTTTTTTGTGACCATTCAAAAATCCTATTTTTTTGTGTCCAAGGTTAATCAAGTGTTCTGTTGCAAGCTGCGCACCTTTTAGATTGTTTGTTGTCACATAACCTATATTTGAGTTTTTTATTGGAATGTCAAGCAAAACAACAGGATAGGTACTTTTTTGTATTTCATTCAGATACTCATCATCCATCTTAAGTCCCATGATAAATGCGCCTTCAAGCCCTTTTTCCTGCATAACCGCATCAAAAGAGATTCTTTTTTGCTCCTCTGAAGATGTTGAGAGCAAAACAACCTCATAACCATTGTCCATTGCAGCTTTCCTGAAACTTATAAGTATCTCATAATAAAAAACACCGTATATGCCTTCCCTCTCCATGTCTTCAATGAACAGTCCAACTCTTTTTGTCTTGTTTGTGACAAGGCTTTTTGCAAAGATGTTTGGTGTGTAGTTTAGTTTTTTGGCCATCTCTATTACCTTGTCTCTTGTTTCAGGGTTTATATCTGAGTAATTATTGAGCGCCCTTGAAACAGTGCTTGGTGACAGTCCCAAAGCTTTTGCAATATCTTTTATGGTCACATTCTTGTTCTTCCTCATTTTTTCGTGTCTCCCTCTTATTTTTGAAATGTTTCACTAAAACCTTGAAAATAATTATACACTTTCTTTGTCTTCTATTTCAACATTTTTATTACTCTTTAAGCCCTGTTGTTACTATCCCCCTGACGAAATATTTCTGAAATGCTACGAAAACTATTATGGTTGGCAAAGAAAGAAGGATTGCTCCTGCTAAAACCTGGTTCCAAAACTGATAGTACTGACCGTAAAACGAGTTGAGGCCTACTGGCAGGGTATACAGCTCTTCAGACGAAGCTATGATGCTTGGCCACATGAAACTGTTCCAGTTGCCCACAAATATGAATATAGCTTGAGTGGCCAAAGCTGGCAATGATAGCGGTAAGAATATTTTAAAGAATATTCCAAACCGTGACAGTCCGTCAATCAATGCAGCTTCTTCTAAATCCTTAGGGATTGTCAAAAAGTACTGGCGCATAAAAAATATATAGAATGCACTCACAAGCCATGGAATAATTAGTCCCTTGTACGAATCAATCCAGCCAAGTTTGTTTAGAATAAGGTAAATAGGAATTAAGAGTACCTGCCCAGGAATCATCATAGTACCTATGATAATGTAAAAAATAACCTTCTTAAATGGAAAGCTTAACCTTGCAAGAGCATAGGCTGCCATGGAATTAAAAAGTAGATTACCAGCTGTCACAGCCACTGCAACTACAAAGCTGTTAAAAAGCCACCTCATAAACGGAAACTCTGTTGTGATGTATTTATAGCTACTAAAGCTCAGCTTTCCAAAGTCAACTGAGAATTTTGTCACATCTTCTACAGGTTTTAAAGAAGTTATAACGGCAATAAGGTACGGTACCAAGGTTATCAGTGCCCATAAAATGCAGATTGTATATAGCACTATTTTGACTCCAATCCCATAGGTATTTTCCTTCCTCCACACCTTTTTATCATCTCCTTTTTCGATAATCAAGAAAAATCACTACTTAATACGACATTTCCTCACCAAAAAACTTTCGCTGAATTAACGTAAACACAAATATAATCCCAAACACAACAAACGCCATAGCTGAGGCAACTCCCATGTTGAATTCTTTAAAAGCTGTTCTATATATCATCACAACCATTGTCATTGCTTTTCCCATGGGGCCACCATCAGAACCACCTATAATGTATGACAAATCAAACATCTGGAGAGTGCTAATAAAAGATACAACTGTATTGAAAAATATCATCGGTTTTAAAAGAGGTACTGTGATTTTAACAAGCTTAATAAATTCTCCTGCACCTTCAACCTCTGCAGCTTCATAAAGCTGGTCTGGAATAGTTGAAAGCCCAGACAAAAATGTAACCATATAAAACCCTACAGACCCCCAAACAGCAACACTGACAATTGCCGGCATCACAAAAGAAGGTTCATTGAACCAGTTTCGGGGAGTAATCCCAATATGGCTTAAAATCTGATTCACAAGCCCATCTGTTTTGTACAAAAACAGAAATATAATTGATACTGCTACAGGTGATGTAACTGTGGGAAGATAATATGTTGTTCTGAAAAACTCCTTGAATTTTACCTTGTCATTTACTATCACAGCTAAAATGAGAGCAATAATAAGCTGAGTAGGAACAACTAAAACCGAATAATAAATTGTGTTAAAAATAGAATCTAAAAACATCTTGTTTGTCAGCGCTTCTTTATAGTTAGCAAGGCCTACAAATTTAGGTGGAACATCTCCTAAGAATGAAAAGTTCTGAAAACTTATCATAAAAGCTTTTACAAGTGGGTAAGCAAAAAATACACAAAAAGACAGTATATAAGGAAGCAGCATGACAAAAGCTGTCAAGTATTCTTGGGCTTTTGTTCTATTTCTCATTTTTTATTCACATCCCCCTATAACTTACAGTTATATTCTTATAAATCAAGGCAGGCTTTTTTACCTGCCTTGATTATTTTCCCGGTAGTATTTTCTATTTTACTTCATGATTTGCTTTACTCTTTCTTCAATGTTCTTCTTAAGGTCATACTTTTTGCCAATTACATAATCTTCAAATGCTTTGTTGAAGACATCCACAACTTTCGTGCCATCCAGACCATAGAAGTAGACCTGTGCATATTTTGCACCATCAACAAGCGCTTTTCTCTCTGGATAAGTTTTAGCAAAGTTTACACCTGCACTCTTTAATGAAGGAAGTGCCAAGCCTGCTTCAACAACAAACTTCTGTCCGCCCTCACCAGTCAAAAATCTTATAAGCTTGAACGCTTCCGGCTTGTGCTTTGAATTTTTACTCATTACATATGCAACGGTGAATGCCATTGTTGACTTGCCAGCTGGTCCTGCAGGAAGTTCTGCAATTCCATATTGATCTTTTGGTATCTTTCTGTCGTTTAAAAATGGAATCATCCAGCCACCTTCAATTGTCATAGCAGCTTTCTTGTCAGCAAATGCATCCCCAACCCAGCCAGCACCTAAATCCTTTGGAGTCTTGCATATTCCTTCTTTGAAAAGGTCAAGTGCAAATTTTAAGCCTTCCAAGGCTTTCGGGTCGGTAAAGACTGGTTTTGTGCCATCAAATACTTTACCACCATTTTGATATGCAAAAGGTTGAATTCTTGCAAGTTCAAGGTTCATGGTAAGACCTACAACCTTGTCTGTTGTAAGTTTTTTAGCATACTCTTTCAGCTCCTGCCATGTCTTTGGTGGAAGAGTTAGACCTGCTTGTTTGAACATCTCTTTGTTGTAGAACAAAACTAATGTATTGTAGTCTTTTGGAAGTCCATACACTTTTCCTTTGTAGATGAATGGCTGGAGAAGTGATGACTCATAACCAATTGTTTTGACATTGTACTTTTTCATCCAGCTGTCAAGCGGCTCTAAAACACCTTTTGCAATATACTGCCATGCTGGCATTGAATCCATGTAAAAGATATCAGGTTCTGTTTTAGATGCCATGAGAAGCTGCATCTTTTGGTTGTAGTCACCGACAATTTCAGTAATTTTCACATCAACATTTGGATACAGCTTTTTGAATGCTGCGATTTGGTTTTGAACAATCTTCTTCTCAGCAGGAGAAGATGCCCACGCACCCAGCTTTAAAGTTATCTTGGAAGTGGCAAAAACATCTTTTTGCGCAGCACCCATTCCCGCAACTAAGGAAAGTAGAAAAATTAGCGTTAATAAAATTGTTAGAAATTTTTTCATAAAACAAACCTCCTTTTTGAATTAAATATTTCGGAAATGTTTTCGATGATTTTATTATACAACAAGTTAGTAATTTTGTCTATAGGT is drawn from Caldicellulosiruptor diazotrophicus and contains these coding sequences:
- a CDS encoding carbohydrate ABC transporter permease, whose product is MRNRTKAQEYLTAFVMLLPYILSFCVFFAYPLVKAFMISFQNFSFLGDVPPKFVGLANYKEALTNKMFLDSIFNTIYYSVLVVPTQLIIALILAVIVNDKVKFKEFFRTTYYLPTVTSPVAVSIIFLFLYKTDGLVNQILSHIGITPRNWFNEPSFVMPAIVSVAVWGSVGFYMVTFLSGLSTIPDQLYEAAEVEGAGEFIKLVKITVPLLKPMIFFNTVVSFISTLQMFDLSYIIGGSDGGPMGKAMTMVVMIYRTAFKEFNMGVASAMAFVVFGIIFVFTLIQRKFFGEEMSY
- a CDS encoding ABC transporter substrate-binding protein, giving the protein MKKFLTILLTLIFLLSLVAGMGAAQKDVFATSKITLKLGAWASSPAEKKIVQNQIAAFKKLYPNVDVKITEIVGDYNQKMQLLMASKTEPDIFYMDSMPAWQYIAKGVLEPLDSWMKKYNVKTIGYESSLLQPFIYKGKVYGLPKDYNTLVLFYNKEMFKQAGLTLPPKTWQELKEYAKKLTTDKVVGLTMNLELARIQPFAYQNGGKVFDGTKPVFTDPKALEGLKFALDLFKEGICKTPKDLGAGWVGDAFADKKAAMTIEGGWMIPFLNDRKIPKDQYGIAELPAGPAGKSTMAFTVAYVMSKNSKHKPEAFKLIRFLTGEGGQKFVVEAGLALPSLKSAGVNFAKTYPERKALVDGAKYAQVYFYGLDGTKVVDVFNKAFEDYVIGKKYDLKKNIEERVKQIMK
- a CDS encoding glycoside hydrolase family 65 protein, which encodes MRRLPKKEPIFLPDEWNIIEEGFHPEKNFLLETIFTVANGYLGLRGNLDEDFPDKSQSFKATYINGFYEEYDITYPEGGYGFAKRGEAMVNVADVKTFEISIEDEKFNLFSGKIYKHIRKLNMKSGTVVREILWESERGRKIFISFERLACFKRQHLGAINIRIKPLNFSGRIKIVSKIDGNSSNLLETEDVRVSSGIEKFPFETIKASCNKLNGFLMQKTKKSRLSYGCMVDHVLSIKEFFCKSFADKEKNLVIFEIEFDAKQDMEYSLTKYFSYFTQRDVEEDLIEELCAAEILEAKKIGFENLLKEQRKFLETFWKNANVVVKGDFKIQQAIRFSLFSLLQSTGRNGISNIAAKGLTGEGYGGHYFWDSEIYIMPFFIYTQPEIAKMLLLYRYSILDTARKRARELHHRGALYPWRTIAGKECSAYFPAGTAQYHINADIVYAIKKYFEATDDLEFIKNYGAEIVFEVARFYSELGHFSEAKGGKFCIFCVTGPDEYTALVDNNAYTNYMVKMTLEFATELYNILKEKDSNALEKLCRKIELLKDEVLLWKNIADNMYLPYNSELKIIPQDDSFIYKKRLDLSKIPENQFPLLLNWHYLDIYRYQVCKQPDVLLLIYLLRENFTFEDLKNNYEYYEPITTHDSSLSPAIFSILAAELGYLDKAYEYFVYTARMDLDDLNDNTKDGIHAACMGGAWQALVFGFGGMRTNKDRLSFSPKLPQRLECLSFKVRYKGKVLKVEITKDKASYTLLEGESVQLSHYGSSFELKRGQTKEFILAN
- a CDS encoding LacI family DNA-binding transcriptional regulator — its product is MRKNKNVTIKDIAKALGLSPSTVSRALNNYSDINPETRDKVIEMAKKLNYTPNIFAKSLVTNKTKRVGLFIEDMEREGIYGVFYYEILISFRKAAMDNGYEVVLLSTSSEEQKRISFDAVMQEKGLEGAFIMGLKMDDEYLNEIQKSTYPVVLLDIPIKNSNIGYVTTNNLKGAQLATEHLINLGHKKIGFLNGHKKAYVSQERLNGYILALSKNGLQVDSELIYEGDFTEASGFEAADYFIKKGVTAVFAASDMMAIGLIKRLKELGVDVPKKVSVVGFDDISLARYITPTLTTIRQNKSEMGKSAFYLLLNLISKQPINHIILEPELIKRESTARLR
- a CDS encoding carbohydrate ABC transporter permease produces the protein MWRKENTYGIGVKIVLYTICILWALITLVPYLIAVITSLKPVEDVTKFSVDFGKLSFSSYKYITTEFPFMRWLFNSFVVAVAVTAGNLLFNSMAAYALARLSFPFKKVIFYIIIGTMMIPGQVLLIPIYLILNKLGWIDSYKGLIIPWLVSAFYIFFMRQYFLTIPKDLEEAALIDGLSRFGIFFKIFLPLSLPALATQAIFIFVGNWNSFMWPSIIASSEELYTLPVGLNSFYGQYYQFWNQVLAGAILLSLPTIIVFVAFQKYFVRGIVTTGLKE